Proteins encoded by one window of Arachis hypogaea cultivar Tifrunner chromosome 1, arahy.Tifrunner.gnm2.J5K5, whole genome shotgun sequence:
- the LOC112701945 gene encoding axial regulator YABBY 5 isoform X2 translates to MMSSCSMDAGPEQLCYIPCNFCNIVLAVSVPCTSLFDMVTVRCGHCTNLWSVNMAAAFQSLSWQDLQGPGQCNQEYRIDTNINMNNGGSSSKCNNSSRLASMRAPTNHVTQERAVNRPPEKRQRVPSAYNQFIKEEIQRIKANNPDISHREAFSTAAKNWAHFPHIHFGLMLESNNQANKMDNASEKHLMSRAAPALLNK, encoded by the exons atgatGTCGAGCTGCAGCATGGATGCTGGACCTGAGCAACTGTGCTACATACCCTGCAACTTTTGCAACATTGTTCTTGcg GTGAGCGTTCCATGCACCAGCTTGTTCGACATGGTAACGGTTCGATGCGGTCACTGCACCAATCTCTGGTCCGTAAACATGGCTGCGGCCTTTCAATCACTCTCATGGCAAGATCTTCAG GGCCCTGGGCAGTGCAATCAGGAGTATAGGATTGACACAAATATTAATATGAATAATGGTGGCTCCTCTTCCAAATGCAACAATAGTAGTAGGCTTGCATCAATGCGTGCACCTACCAATCATGTTACTCAGGAAAGGGCTGTCAACCGCC caCCCGAGAAGAGGCAGCGCGTACCTTCTGCTTATAATCAGTTCATAAA GGAAGAGATCCAGAGGATTAAGGCTAATAATCCTGATATCAGTCACAGAGAAGCATTCAGTACTGCAGCAAAGAAC TGGGCACATTTTCCTCATATTCATTTTGGGCTAATGTTGGAGAGCAACAATCAAGCTAATAAGATGGATAAT gcCTCTGAGAAGCATTTGATGTCAAGGGCTGCACCTGCACTGTTGAATAAATGA
- the LOC112701945 gene encoding axial regulator YABBY 5 isoform X1, with translation MMSSCSMDAGPEQLCYIPCNFCNIVLAVSVPCTSLFDMVTVRCGHCTNLWSVNMAAAFQSLSWQDLQGPGQCNQEYRIDTNINMNNGGSSSKCNNSSRLASMRAPTNHVTQERAVNRRESPEKRQRVPSAYNQFIKEEIQRIKANNPDISHREAFSTAAKNWAHFPHIHFGLMLESNNQANKMDNASEKHLMSRAAPALLNK, from the exons atgatGTCGAGCTGCAGCATGGATGCTGGACCTGAGCAACTGTGCTACATACCCTGCAACTTTTGCAACATTGTTCTTGcg GTGAGCGTTCCATGCACCAGCTTGTTCGACATGGTAACGGTTCGATGCGGTCACTGCACCAATCTCTGGTCCGTAAACATGGCTGCGGCCTTTCAATCACTCTCATGGCAAGATCTTCAG GGCCCTGGGCAGTGCAATCAGGAGTATAGGATTGACACAAATATTAATATGAATAATGGTGGCTCCTCTTCCAAATGCAACAATAGTAGTAGGCTTGCATCAATGCGTGCACCTACCAATCATGTTACTCAGGAAAGGGCTGTCAACCGCCGTGAGT caCCCGAGAAGAGGCAGCGCGTACCTTCTGCTTATAATCAGTTCATAAA GGAAGAGATCCAGAGGATTAAGGCTAATAATCCTGATATCAGTCACAGAGAAGCATTCAGTACTGCAGCAAAGAAC TGGGCACATTTTCCTCATATTCATTTTGGGCTAATGTTGGAGAGCAACAATCAAGCTAATAAGATGGATAAT gcCTCTGAGAAGCATTTGATGTCAAGGGCTGCACCTGCACTGTTGAATAAATGA